A DNA window from Solanum lycopersicum chromosome 3, SLM_r2.1 contains the following coding sequences:
- the LOC101253163 gene encoding zinc finger protein 8, with the protein MEKTDTETRDFMNVESFSQLPFIRPVPKEKTGIRLFGKEFVAGTTTTHHEESETIEAEETKENSNTNRKFECHYCCRNFPTSQALGGHQNAHKRERQHAKRLHLQSAMIQGEANNSYGMMNYRLPNYHHPSTWITNTSRFYATPSHHHQTPPINGSPLALWRIPASYNYGRPLVFPANNHQDFKSSPIINTNSATQDHVSLDLHL; encoded by the coding sequence atggAGAAAACAGATACAGAAACTCGTGATTTCATGAACGTTGAATCCTTCTCTCAGCTACCTTTTATCCGTCCAGTTCCTAAAGAAAAGACCGGCATTAGGCTTTTCGGTAAAGAATTTGTAGCTGGTACTACTACAACGCATCATGAGGAATCGGAAACTATTGAAGCAGAAGAAACAAAAGAGAATTCAAATACAAATCGGAAATTTGAATGCCATTATTGTTGCAGGAATTTCCCAACTTCACAAGCTTTAGGAGGACATCAAAATGCGCATAAGAGAGAACGTCAACATGCTAAACGTCTTCATCTGCAATCTGCAATGATACAGGGTGAAGCAAATAATAGTTATGGTATGATGAATTATCGCCTTCCTAATTATCACCATCCATCAACATGGATTACAAACACAAGCAGATTTTACGCAACTCCTTCTCATCATCATCAAACTCCGCCTATAAATGGAAGTCCATTAGCGTTATGGAGAATTCCAGCAAGTTATAATTATGGTCGTCCACTCGTTTTTCCTGCTAATAATCATCAGGATTTCAAGTCTTCTCCAATTATCAATACCAATTCAGCCACTCAAGATCATGTGAGTTTAGATCTACATTTGTGA